Proteins found in one Anaeromicrobium sediminis genomic segment:
- a CDS encoding carboxymuconolactone decarboxylase family protein yields MRFLKEFFPEFTEKLDEIDQLYTEKRMIDEKTYQFICFALSIKGRSKPCVLKHFKEAIDAGATEKELSYILALVMREAAGADDCWTHDVISDWKSIVKGEVCCDCAK; encoded by the coding sequence ATGAGATTTTTAAAAGAATTTTTTCCAGAATTCACAGAAAAATTAGATGAAATTGATCAATTATATACGGAAAAAAGAATGATTGATGAAAAAACATATCAATTTATTTGTTTCGCCCTATCAATAAAAGGAAGATCAAAGCCTTGTGTTTTAAAACACTTTAAGGAAGCTATAGATGCAGGAGCAACTGAAAAGGAATTGTCATACATTTTGGCATTAGTTATGCGAGAAGCTGCAGGGGCAGATGACTGTTGGACTCATGATGTAATTAGTGATTGGAAGAGTATTGTAAAAGGAGAAGTATGTTGCGATTGCGCAAAATAA
- a CDS encoding Spo0E family sporulation regulatory protein-aspartic acid phosphatase — protein sequence MKQVEEIIYELEELRRELNSLISEKTKLIESQVIETSQKLDAVLNTYSRLTQS from the coding sequence ATGAAGCAAGTGGAAGAAATCATATATGAATTAGAAGAACTCAGAAGAGAATTGAATAGTTTGATTAGCGAAAAAACAAAACTTATTGAATCACAAGTTATAGAAACAAGTCAAAAACTAGATGCAGTATTAAATACATATAGTAGATTGACACAAAGTTAA